In a genomic window of Epinephelus fuscoguttatus linkage group LG23, E.fuscoguttatus.final_Chr_v1:
- the LOC125884176 gene encoding gastrula zinc finger protein XlCGF17.1-like, translating to MWKDIQQLSVVKEEVTPEQQQWSSSVDQEDPEPPHIKEEQEELWISQEGEQLQGLEEDDITKFASTPVPVKSEDDEEKPQSSQLHERHTEQMETEAEGEDCGGAEPARNSDPDTHLQPETDDKTGASSEPETDDSDDWMETREPQSGLNSLKNHEVSVNDLVVGEKRFSCSECGKRFGKSGDLKRHMRSHSGEKPFSCSKCGKSFAQNGCLKKHMRCHTGEKPFSCSECGKSFTQSGSLKEHMRRHTGEKPFSCSECGKRFGCRGDLKKHMRSHSGEKPFSCSECGKRFSRKLTLNRHMRSHAGENPFNCSQCGNGFGKSGDLKRHMRCHTGEKPFSCSICGKKNS from the exons ATGTGGAAAG acATCCAGCAGCTGTCggtggttaaagaagaggttacccctgagcagcagcagtggagctccagtgtggaccaggaggacccagagcctccacacattaaagaggaacaggaggaactctggatcagtcaggagggagagcagcttcaagggctggaggaggatgaTATCACCAAGTTCGCATCcactcctgtccctgtgaagagtgaagatgatgaagagaaacctcagtcctcacagcttcatgaaagacacactgaacagatggaaacagaagcagagggagaggactgtggaggagcagaaccagccaggaactcagatccagatacacatttacaacctgaGACAGATGACAAAACTGGAGCGTCTTCTGAACCAGagactgatgacagtgatgattggATGGAGACCAGAGAACCTCAGTCAGGTCTAAACTCTCTGAAAAACCATGAAGTCTCTGTCAATGATTTGGTTGTTGGTGAGAAAcgatttagctgctctgagtgtgggaaaagatttggtaAAAGTGGAGATCTGAAGAGACACATGAGATCTCAttcaggagagaaaccatttagctgctctaaGTGTGGCAAAAGCTTTGCTCAAAATGGATGTCTGAAGAAACACATGAGATGTcatacaggagaaaaaccatttagctgctctgagtgtggcaAAAGCTTTACTCAAAGTGGAAGTCTGAAGGAACACATGAGACGTcatacaggagaaaaaccatttagctgctctgagtgtgggaaaagatttggttgCAGAGGAGATCTGAAGaaacacatgagatctcattcaggagagaaaccatttagctgttcTGAGTGTGGAAAAAGATTTAGTCGAAAGTTAACTCTGAATCGACACATGAGATCTCATGCAGGAGAGAACCCATTTAACTGCTCTCAGTGTGGCAATGGTTTTGGTAAAAGTGGAGATCTGAAGAGACACATGAGAtgtcatacaggagagaaaccatttagctgttcaatttgtgggaaaaaaaattcatgA